One window of Papaver somniferum cultivar HN1 chromosome 9, ASM357369v1, whole genome shotgun sequence genomic DNA carries:
- the LOC113309041 gene encoding uncharacterized protein LOC113309041 isoform X3, with protein sequence MYPIERYLGTLKRYVGNKARPEGSIAEAYIINECLTFILMHFTETESKFNRKERNDDELDGSLRRQGTISVFAQKVRPTGATEIKSLSPEERDQIHWYILNNCEEVQPYMKEHLKKLKEETNNDNLLSQRQQKEFPDWFKNRMFDLRSINSPEATDELYSLALGFELRENSYSSCNLNGVRYHTKQREARRTTQNSGLVVDSVFEGKEIEFYGTLCDVIEVKYLNNYRVVLFKCDWFDLTPRKKKLKTDYDLTCLNVSSTWYQKDPYVIASDARKVFYLDNHKFGADWKVVLKMHHRHIWDVPEMDDDADEEQEDVYQQTGDVTVSSVIQEDNNVGLDELHRDDVEAELVDAEIVCAVDIDVDDVDVEEEDETLVDYNDSEVDEEDNEPVDNDTDLED encoded by the exons ATGTATCCAATCGAAAG GTACTTAGGAACACTTAAACGCTACGTGGGAAATAAAGCGCGCCCAGAAGGTTCAATTGCAGAGGCTTACATCATTAATGAATGCTTGACATTCATCTTGATGCACTTCACCGAAACTGAAAGTAAATTTAATAGGAAAGAACGAAATGATGATGAATTAGATGGCAGTCTACGACGCCAAGGAACAATATCTGTTTTCGCTCAAAAAGTCCGCCCAACTGGCGCTACAGAAATAAAGTCATTGTCACCAGAAGAACGAGATCAGATACATTGGTACATCCTTAACAATTGCGAAGAGGTGCAGCCTTACATGAA GGAACACTTGAAGAAGTTGAAAGAAGAGACGAATAATGATAACTTGCTGTCACAACGGCAACAAAAAGAGTTTCCTGATTGGTTTAAGAATCGG ATGTTTGATTTGCGTTCTATCAATTCACCGGAAGCTACTGATGAATTGTATTCATTGGCTTTGGGGTTTGAGTTACGAGAAAACTCATAttcatcttgcaacctgaatggAGTTCGGTACCATACGAAACAACGTGAAGCTCGCCGAACAACCCAAAATAGTGGATTGGTAGTTGATTCAGTATTTGAAGGCAAGGAAATTGAGTTTTATGGTACATTATGTGATGTTATTGAGGTAAAATACCTGAACAATTATAGGGTTGTGTTATTCAAGTGTGACTGGTTCGATTTGACTCCACGGAAGAAAAAGCTTAAAACAGATTATGATTTGACATGTTTAAATGTGAGTAGTACGTGGTATCAGAAAGACCCATATGTTATCGCATCGGACGCGCGGAAAGTGTTCTACCTGGATAATCATAAATTCGGAGCAGACTGGAAAGTGGTTCTAAAGATGCATCACAGACATATATGGGATGTGCCTGAAATGGATGATGATGCtgatgaagaacaagaagatgttTATCAACAAACTGGAGATGTAACGGTATCATCAGTCATACAAGAAGATAATAATGTTGGACTAGATGAACTCCATAGAGATGATGTGGAGGCAGAGTTGGTAGATGCAGAGATTGTATGTGCAGTTGATATTGACGTGGATGATGTTGATGTCGAGGAAGAAGATGAGACATTGGTTGATTATAATGACTCAGAGGTGGATGAGGAAGACAATGAGCCAGTTGACAATGATACAGATTTAGAGGATTAG
- the LOC113309041 gene encoding uncharacterized protein LOC113309041 isoform X2, whose amino-acid sequence MTKNHLIRIKKDKCRCPCKQCLNGNDPVSLDLVKNHLLKYGMAVSYRYTIWYDHGEEDNPAQDQSASSSVNVHNDETTFIGNENEAILEMLRENVESLTSDGKDGGEKTSEADLAIFSALLDEAKQELYPGCKDFTSLTFLVRLMHIKVLNRLSNKSFEMHLELLKKAFPKNNNIPSSYYEAKRMLKGLGLGYESIHACKNDCALFWKEYEKEDKYPVCSEYRYKFNDGKGKKIPHKVLRYFPLQPRLQRLFSSKHTARDMRWHKGRHVEDGVFRNPADAEAWKDFDARYPWFAAEPRNVRLGLATDGFNPFGNMSNAYSLWPVVLMSYNLPPFKCMKQPFFMMSLLIPGPQAPGNDIDVYLRPLIDELKELWDVGVETRDVSTGKVFCMHAAVLWTINDFPAYANLSGWSTKGYLACPMCNDDPPSRKLRSKIGYLCHRRFLNPGHTWRDSRLHDGHKEKRDPPEEKTGEQLLQQMQNLGINSFGKHPSYSTKKRKRSKEELSWTKKSIFYELPYWKHLKIRHNIDVMHVEKNICDNIVGTMLGIDGKNKDTEKARLDLEDMNIRKELHLRPKGDKFENPPACYTLKPEQRRDFCKFLRSVKFPDGYAANISRCANIADGKIHGLKSHDCHILLQRLLPVGIRAYLRKDVCTAIIDLCNFFHDLCAKTLTMSHLDKLEKDIVLILCKLERIFPPAFFDVMVHLAVHFPRESKLVGPVGCIQSKGT is encoded by the exons ATGACcaaaaatcatctcataagaatCAAAAAGGACAAGTGTCGATGCCCTTGTAAACAATGCTTGAATGGAAACGACCCAGTTTCCTTAGATTTGGTCAAGAATCATTTGCTTAAATATGGAATGGCAGTTAGTTATAGATATACAATATGGTATGATCATGGAGAAGAAGACAACCCTGCACAAGATCAGTCAGCGTCAAGTTCTGTCAATGTCCATAATGATGAAACAACTTTTATTGGGAATGAAAATGAGGCTATACTTGAGATGTTACGTGAAAATGTTGAATCCTTAACTTCTGATGGGAAGGATGGAGGGGAGAAAACTAGTGAAGCTGATTTAGCCATATTTTCCGCATTATTAGATGAAGCTAAGCAAGAGCTATATCCTGGTTGTAAGGACTTTACGTCGTTAACATTCTTGGTAAGGTTAATGCATATCAAAGTTCTTAACCGCCTGAGTAATAAAAGTTTCGAGATGCATCTGGAGTTACTTAAAAAAGCTTTTCCAAAGAACAACAACATTCCCAGTTCATATTATGAAGCTAAAAGAATGTTGAAGGGTTTAGGATTGGGTTATGAGTCAATTCATGCTTGTAAAAACGATTGTGCTTTATTCTGGAAAGAGTATGAAAAGGAAGACAAATATCCGGTATGCAGTGAATATAGATACAAGTTTAATGACGGTAAAGGTAAGAAGATCCCACACAAGGTGCTGCGTTATTTTCCTTTACAACCAAGACTGCAGAGACTGTTTTCGTCAAAACACACAGCTCGTGACATGAGATGGCATAAGGGCAGACATGTCGAAGATGGTGTTTTTAGGAATCCAGCTGATGCTGAAGCATGGAAGGATTTTGATGCGCGGTATCCATGGTTTGCGGCAGAACCTCGTAATGTGAGGTTGGGTCTTGCTACTGATGGGTTTAATCCCTTTGGAAATATGAGCAATGCGTATAGCTTGTGGCCAGTGGTGCTGATGTCGTACAACCTCCCTCCTTTTAAGTGCATGAAGCAACCTTTTTTCATGATGTCGTTACTTATTCCTGGACCGCAAGCACCTGGCAATGACATTGATGTATATTTGCGCCCTTTAATCGATGAGTTAAAAGAGCTGTGGGATGTCGGTGTGGAAACTCGTGATGTCTCGACAGGAAAAGTTTTTTGTATGCATGCAGCTGTGTTATGGACCATAAATGACTTCCCGGCATACGCTAATTTATCTGGTTGGAGTACAAAAGGGTATCTCGCCTGTCCCATGTGTAATGATGACCCGCCTTCACGGAAACTGAGAAGCAAGATAGGTTATTTGTGTCACCGACGGTTCTTGAATCCTGGTCATACCTGGCGAGATAGCAGACTTCATGATGGACATAAAGAAAAACGGGATCCACCGGAAGAGAAAACAGGGGAGCAACTGTTGCAGCAAATGCAGAATCTTGGGATCAATAGTTTCGGAAAACATCCGAGTTACTCAACTAAGAAAAGAAAGCGTTCCAAGGAAGAACTGAGTTGGACGAAGAAGAGTATCTTCTACGAGCTTCCATATTGGAAACATCTCAAAATCAGACATAATATTGATGTTATGCATGTGGAGAAGAATATATGTGATAACATTGTCGGAACGATGTTAGGTATTGATGGGAAAAACAAGGATACAGAGAAAGCTCGGTTAGATTTGGAAGATATGAACATTAGGAAAGAATTGCATCTACGGCCTAAGGGAGATAAATTCGAAAACCCCCCAGCATGTTATACATTAAAACCAGAACAAAGAAGAGATTTTTGTAAGTTTTTGAGGTCGGTGAAGTTCCCAGATGGTTATGCGGCTAACATATCGAGGTGTGCTAACATTGCTGATGGAAAGATACATGGTCTGAAAAGCCATGACTGCCACATCTTGTTACAAAGACTTCTTCCTGTTGGAATTCGTGCTTATCTTCGCAAAGATGTGTGTACTGCCATAATTGATTTGTGTAACTTCTTTCATGATTTATGTGCAAAGACTTTGACTATGAGTCACCTGGATAAATTAGAAAAGGATATTGTATTGATCCTTTGTAAGTTGGAGCGAATATTCCCACCAGCATTTTTTGATGTGATGGTTCATTTGGCTGTTCACTTTCCACGGGAATCAAAACTTGTTGGACCAGTTGGATGTATCCAATCGAAAG GTACTTAG
- the LOC113309041 gene encoding uncharacterized protein LOC113309041 isoform X1, which translates to MIDKSWTEEPDKLSKKFRSGVDSFIEMTKNHLIRIKKDKCRCPCKQCLNGNDPVSLDLVKNHLLKYGMAVSYRYTIWYDHGEEDNPAQDQSASSSVNVHNDETTFIGNENEAILEMLRENVESLTSDGKDGGEKTSEADLAIFSALLDEAKQELYPGCKDFTSLTFLVRLMHIKVLNRLSNKSFEMHLELLKKAFPKNNNIPSSYYEAKRMLKGLGLGYESIHACKNDCALFWKEYEKEDKYPVCSEYRYKFNDGKGKKIPHKVLRYFPLQPRLQRLFSSKHTARDMRWHKGRHVEDGVFRNPADAEAWKDFDARYPWFAAEPRNVRLGLATDGFNPFGNMSNAYSLWPVVLMSYNLPPFKCMKQPFFMMSLLIPGPQAPGNDIDVYLRPLIDELKELWDVGVETRDVSTGKVFCMHAAVLWTINDFPAYANLSGWSTKGYLACPMCNDDPPSRKLRSKIGYLCHRRFLNPGHTWRDSRLHDGHKEKRDPPEEKTGEQLLQQMQNLGINSFGKHPSYSTKKRKRSKEELSWTKKSIFYELPYWKHLKIRHNIDVMHVEKNICDNIVGTMLGIDGKNKDTEKARLDLEDMNIRKELHLRPKGDKFENPPACYTLKPEQRRDFCKFLRSVKFPDGYAANISRCANIADGKIHGLKSHDCHILLQRLLPVGIRAYLRKDVCTAIIDLCNFFHDLCAKTLTMSHLDKLEKDIVLILCKLERIFPPAFFDVMVHLAVHFPRESKLVGPVGCIQSKGT; encoded by the exons ATG ATAGATAAAAGTTGGACAGAGGAGCCCGACAAATTGAGTAAAAAGTTTCGGTCAGGTGTTGATTCCTTTATTGAGATGACcaaaaatcatctcataagaatCAAAAAGGACAAGTGTCGATGCCCTTGTAAACAATGCTTGAATGGAAACGACCCAGTTTCCTTAGATTTGGTCAAGAATCATTTGCTTAAATATGGAATGGCAGTTAGTTATAGATATACAATATGGTATGATCATGGAGAAGAAGACAACCCTGCACAAGATCAGTCAGCGTCAAGTTCTGTCAATGTCCATAATGATGAAACAACTTTTATTGGGAATGAAAATGAGGCTATACTTGAGATGTTACGTGAAAATGTTGAATCCTTAACTTCTGATGGGAAGGATGGAGGGGAGAAAACTAGTGAAGCTGATTTAGCCATATTTTCCGCATTATTAGATGAAGCTAAGCAAGAGCTATATCCTGGTTGTAAGGACTTTACGTCGTTAACATTCTTGGTAAGGTTAATGCATATCAAAGTTCTTAACCGCCTGAGTAATAAAAGTTTCGAGATGCATCTGGAGTTACTTAAAAAAGCTTTTCCAAAGAACAACAACATTCCCAGTTCATATTATGAAGCTAAAAGAATGTTGAAGGGTTTAGGATTGGGTTATGAGTCAATTCATGCTTGTAAAAACGATTGTGCTTTATTCTGGAAAGAGTATGAAAAGGAAGACAAATATCCGGTATGCAGTGAATATAGATACAAGTTTAATGACGGTAAAGGTAAGAAGATCCCACACAAGGTGCTGCGTTATTTTCCTTTACAACCAAGACTGCAGAGACTGTTTTCGTCAAAACACACAGCTCGTGACATGAGATGGCATAAGGGCAGACATGTCGAAGATGGTGTTTTTAGGAATCCAGCTGATGCTGAAGCATGGAAGGATTTTGATGCGCGGTATCCATGGTTTGCGGCAGAACCTCGTAATGTGAGGTTGGGTCTTGCTACTGATGGGTTTAATCCCTTTGGAAATATGAGCAATGCGTATAGCTTGTGGCCAGTGGTGCTGATGTCGTACAACCTCCCTCCTTTTAAGTGCATGAAGCAACCTTTTTTCATGATGTCGTTACTTATTCCTGGACCGCAAGCACCTGGCAATGACATTGATGTATATTTGCGCCCTTTAATCGATGAGTTAAAAGAGCTGTGGGATGTCGGTGTGGAAACTCGTGATGTCTCGACAGGAAAAGTTTTTTGTATGCATGCAGCTGTGTTATGGACCATAAATGACTTCCCGGCATACGCTAATTTATCTGGTTGGAGTACAAAAGGGTATCTCGCCTGTCCCATGTGTAATGATGACCCGCCTTCACGGAAACTGAGAAGCAAGATAGGTTATTTGTGTCACCGACGGTTCTTGAATCCTGGTCATACCTGGCGAGATAGCAGACTTCATGATGGACATAAAGAAAAACGGGATCCACCGGAAGAGAAAACAGGGGAGCAACTGTTGCAGCAAATGCAGAATCTTGGGATCAATAGTTTCGGAAAACATCCGAGTTACTCAACTAAGAAAAGAAAGCGTTCCAAGGAAGAACTGAGTTGGACGAAGAAGAGTATCTTCTACGAGCTTCCATATTGGAAACATCTCAAAATCAGACATAATATTGATGTTATGCATGTGGAGAAGAATATATGTGATAACATTGTCGGAACGATGTTAGGTATTGATGGGAAAAACAAGGATACAGAGAAAGCTCGGTTAGATTTGGAAGATATGAACATTAGGAAAGAATTGCATCTACGGCCTAAGGGAGATAAATTCGAAAACCCCCCAGCATGTTATACATTAAAACCAGAACAAAGAAGAGATTTTTGTAAGTTTTTGAGGTCGGTGAAGTTCCCAGATGGTTATGCGGCTAACATATCGAGGTGTGCTAACATTGCTGATGGAAAGATACATGGTCTGAAAAGCCATGACTGCCACATCTTGTTACAAAGACTTCTTCCTGTTGGAATTCGTGCTTATCTTCGCAAAGATGTGTGTACTGCCATAATTGATTTGTGTAACTTCTTTCATGATTTATGTGCAAAGACTTTGACTATGAGTCACCTGGATAAATTAGAAAAGGATATTGTATTGATCCTTTGTAAGTTGGAGCGAATATTCCCACCAGCATTTTTTGATGTGATGGTTCATTTGGCTGTTCACTTTCCACGGGAATCAAAACTTGTTGGACCAGTTGGATGTATCCAATCGAAAG GTACTTAG